Below is a window of Halobaculum lipolyticum DNA.
GACGCGCCGCTGTCGTCGAGCGACGACGAGGGGTACATCGACGAACTCGACCCGGGCGAGACGCGGGAGGTCACGTTCGACCTCTCGGTCGCCGGCTCGGCGATCGAGGGGAAGACGTACCCCGCCAGCGTCGACTTCCGCTACGAGACGGCCGAGGGTGACACGCTCATCTCCGACACCTACCGGGTGCCGATCCGGGCGACCGCCCCCAGCGGCGGCGGGATCCCGCTCGGGCTGGTGGGCGTCGTCGCGCTCCTCGTCGTCGGACTGGTCGGCGCCGTCTACGTCAGGCGGAACAGATGAGCGACGGGCGGATCGTCGGCGCGGTCGCGACGGAGATCACCGAACGCCCCGGCCGGATCGTCGTGGCGTTCCTCCTCGTGACGCTGCTGTTCGCCGGCGGGCTGGCGAACGTGTCGACCTCGGCCGGCACCGAGCAGTTCACCTCGGGGATCCCCGCCGAGGAGGCGCTGTCGGACATCCAGCGGGAGTTCGGGCCGTCGTTCTCCGAGGACACCGGCTCGACACAGCTCGTCCAGCGCAACCGGAACGTGCTGTCGAAGTCCGCGATGTTGCGGATGCTGGAGGCCCAAGAGCGGCTGCGAGAGACGGACGGACTCCGGGTGGTCGGCGTCTCCTCGCCGGCCGCGACCGTGGCCCGGACGATCGATCCGACGGCCACGACGACCGACGAACAGATCCTCGTCCTCGAACGGGCGACGCCGTCTGAGATCGACGAGGCGGTCCGCGAGAACGCCGACGACCCCGGGTTCACCGGCGGGGTCTCCGACGACTTCAACCGCGAGTCTGCGTCCGCCTCGGCCGCGATCGGCGTCGTCACCCACCAGATCCCCGGCGCGGGCGGCAGCGGCGGCGCGGCCGCCGGACAGTCCGGGTCCAGCCCCCTGACCGACATCCAACTGCGGAGCCAACGCGTCGTCGACACCGTCGGAGGCGACATCACCGTGTTCGGCTCCGGGATCATCTCCGCCGAGTTCTCCTCGGTGATCTCCGACTCGTTGATCATCGTGACGCCGGCGGCGGTGGTCCTCATCGTCGGCTTCCTGATCGTCGCGTACCGCGACCTGCTCGACCTCCTGTTGGGGTCGTTCACGCTGTTGCTCGCGGTCGTGTGGACGTTCGGCTTCCTCGGGTTGGCCGGGATCCCGTTCAGCCAACTGATGATCTCGGTGCCGCCGCTGTTGCTGGCGGTCGGGATCGACTTCGGCATCCACGCGGTGAACCGGTACCGGGAGGACCGCGCCGAGGGGCTTGACGTCGAAGACGCGATGAACCTCGCGGCGCGGCAACTGCTCGTCGCCTTCTTCATCGTCACGGGGACGACCGTCATCGGGTTCCTCGCGAACCTCACGTCCGCGCTCGCGCCGATCCGCGAGTTCGGGCTGGTCGCGGCGGCCGGCATCGTGTTCACCTTCCTGCTGTTCGGGATCTTCCTCCCCGCGGCGAAGGTGATGATCGACCGCCGACGCGACAGCCTGCCGATCCCGACGTTCTCGCAGGCGCCGCTGGGCGCCGAAGGGAGCGGTCTCGCCGACGTGCTCCGCGTCGGCGTCTGGATCGGCGAGCGCGGCCCGCGCGTGTTCCTCGCGCTGATCGTCGTCCTCACGGCCGTCTCCGGGGGGTACGCCGCGGGCATCTCGACGTCGTTCTCCCAGGAGGACTTCCTCCCGCCCGAGGAGACGCCCGACTACCTCGAGACGCTCCCGGAGCCGTTCGCGCCGGGCGACTACACCGCCGTCGGGACGCTCAACTTCCTCGAGGAGAAGTTCACGGCGAGTCAGGGCGGCTCGGTGACGATCTACGTCGAGGGGGACATGGAGGAGTCGACGAGGTTGGAGGAGATCCATCGCATGGGTGAGAGTCCCCCGAGCACGTTCGTCAGCGAGGACGACCACGCCGAAGAACAGAGCATCGTCACGGTGATCCGGTCGCGCGCAGCCACCGATCCCGAGTTCCGGCGGCTCGTGAACCGCAACGACCGCAACGCCAACGGGATCCCCGACGACAACCTCGGGGAGGTGTACGACTACCTGCTGTCGTCGTCCTCGCGCCAGAGCGCGCTGCAGTACCTCGCCGAGGACCGCCGCAGCGCACAGGTCGTCTACTCGGCGGAGGCGGACGCGAGCCAGACCGAGGTCACCGCCGACGGCCGGGCGGTCGCCGAGCGTTACCGCGCGACCAGCGGGATCGCCGTCGCAACCGGGAGCACCGTCGTGTTCTCGGCGGTGTCGGACCTCATCTTCAGCTCCGCCGTGCAGAGCCTGGCGGTCGCGCTGTCGCTGACGGTCGTGTTCCTCCTGGTCATCTACGGGGTGTTGGAGGGACTCCCCTCCCTCGGCGTCGTCAACACGGTGCCGATCGTCGCCTCCGTGGCGCTCGTCGCGGCGACGATGCGGCTCGCGGGGATCGCGTTCAACGCGTTCACCGCGACGATCCTCTCGCTCACGATCGGCCTGGGGATCGACTACTCGGTCCACGTCGTCCACCGGTTCGTCGACGAGCGCGGCGAGCACGACCTCGTCACCGCCCTCGAACGCACCGTCCGCGGCACCGGCGGCGCGCTGTTGGGCAGCATGCTCACCACCACGACCGGCATCGGCGTGCTGGTGTTCTCCGTGCTGAGCATCCTCGGCCAGTTCGGCGTGTTGACGGCGCTGTCGATCCTCTACTCGTTCGTCACGTCGATGCTGGTGCTCCCGTCGGCGCTCGTCGTCTGGGACCGCCTGAAGGGGCACGACCCCGACCGTCCGGTCCCGGAGCAGTCGGGGCTGTCGATCCCGTTCGTCGGCGGCGGGCGCGGGGGCGAGGCACCGTCGACACCGGAGCCGACGCGCGGCGACTGATCGCCGGAGCGGACGACGCCCGCAGTCGCGTCTCCCCCGTGTTCGGTCCCCACGCGCTCCGCTCGCCGACTCCCCGCAGGGGTCGCGCTCGTCGCTACCGCCGAACGACGAACCCGGATTCCCCCTCCGGGTCGCCGTACTCCGCGTCGACGTTTTCGACGACGGCGCTCGGACTGCCCGTGTGACACCACTCGACCATCCCCTCCACCGCGTCGCGCGGTCCCTCGAACACCGCCTCCACGCGGCCGTCGTCGAGGTTCCGCACCCACCCGTCGACGCCGCGCTCGCGGGCGGTGTCGCGGGTGGTCGCGCGGTAGAAGACGCCTTGCACCCGGCCGGACACGTACACGTGCGCGCGGACTCGTTCGCCGTCGCTCTCGTCGTCGCTCATGTCTGCCGCTTCGGCGCCGGGGGCCGAAAAGCCGACGGCGGGCGACGCCGCCGGGGAGTCGACACCGGTGCCTTCTCGGTCCCCGTCCGACACCGACCGGCACAGATGGGCCGGCGACCGACCGACGGACGCGGCGGGGGTCGACCGTGACCGCGAGCGCGGCGGTTCGACGGTACGGCTACGCGCTGGCGCCGCTGCTCGCGGCCGCGATCTGGGGCGGGATGTACGTCGTGAGCAGGTGGAGCTTCGCGGCGGTGCCGCCGCTGACGCTCGGGTTCCTGCGCGTCGCGGTCGGCGCCGCCGCGCTGTACGCGGTCGTGCGCGCTCGGGGCGTCTCGGTCGACCGGGCCGACTACCGCCGCTTCGCCGTGCTCGGCGGGTGGGTCGCGCTCACCATCGCGACCCAGTTCCTCGGCACCGAGTGGACGAACGCGAGCCAGGGATCGCTGCTCACCGTGCTCACGCCGGTGTTCACCGTCGCGCTCGGGGCGTGGGTGCTCGGGGAGACGGTCGAACGCCGCACGGCCGTCGGCATCGCGCTGGCGGGGGTCGGCACGCTCGTCGTGCTCGCGGGGCAGTACGACCCGACCGACGTCGCCGTCGGCAACGCGGCCGGCGTCGCCGCGCTCGTGCTCGCGAGCGTCGCGTGGGCCGGCTACACCGTCTGGGGCGTCCCCGTCGTGAGGAAGTACTCGGCGCTGACGGCGGCGACGTACTCCTCGCTGGCGTCGCTGCCGGCGCTGGCCGTGCTCTCGGCCGTCGAAGTCGCGGTCCGTTCGCCGCCGGTGTCGCCGATGCTGACGCCGGGCACCCTGCTTTCGGTGGCGTACCTCGGGTTCGGCTCGACGGCGGCCGCGTGGTACCTCTGGTACAAGGGGTTGGAGACGGTGTCGGCCGGCACCGTCGCGGCGTTCTTCTTCGCCCAGCCGCTCGTGGGGGCGGCGCTGGGCGCGGTGCTGTTACACGAGCGCGTCGGCCCGTGGTTCGCCGTCGGGGGCGCGGTGATGGCCGCGGGGATCTGGACGGTGAGCACCGCCGGCGCAGACGGCACGGGCGGGACAGAAGCCGACGGCTCGTCGGAGGGCTGACTGGCGACGACGCGACCGCCCCTCGCTCCCGACGCGTGTCGTCGCGCACCCGCTGGCACGCCGGGGCTTCTCGCTACCGCATCGACGGCGGTGGTCCCGGTATCGGGGGTAAACGTTCGGCCGCGGCGACGCGGACCGAGGGAGTCTTGGGCGCTCCCCCGGACGGGCCGGTATGGACCTGTTCGGAACCGCCGGCATCCGCGGCAGCGTCACCGAGCGCGTCACGCCGGGGCTCGTCCTCGACGTGGCCCGCGCGCTGGGCGCACACGCCCGCGACGCCGGCGATCGGGAGTTCGTCGTCGGCCGCGACGGCCGCGTCACCGGTCCCGGGCTGGCGGCGGCCGCCGAGGCCGGCTTGGAGTCGGCCGGGGCGGACGTGCGCCGCGTGGGGCAGGTGCCGACGCCCGCGTTGGCGTTCGCCTCGCGCGGGCGCCGGGGCGTCATGCTCACCGCCTCGCACAACCCCCCGACCGACAACGGCGTGAAGGCGTTCGTCGACGGCGTCGAGTACGGCGAGACCGCCGAGACGGCCGTCGAGGAGGCCGTCGCCGCCGGCGGCGCCCCCGCCGACTGGGACGAGTGGGGCGACGGCGCCGACGAGGACGTGCTCGACGCCTACCGCGCGGCGGTCGTCGACTACGCCGGCGACTTCGGCGTCGACCCCGAGGGGCTGCGCGTCGCCGTCGACTGCGGCAACGGGATGTCGGCGGTGGCGACGCCGCAGGTGTTGCGCGAGCTGGGAACCGACGTGGTGACGCTCAACGCGACCGTCGACGGCCACTTCCCCGGACGCGAGTCGAAGCCGACGCCGGAGTCGCTGGCGGACCTGCGCGAGTTCGTCCGCGAGGGCGGCGCGGAACTGGGGATCGGCCACGACGGCGACGCCGACCGCATCGTCGTCGTCGACGGCGACGGCGAGGTCGTCCACGAGGACACCGTGCTCGCGATCCTCGCGGAACGCTACGTCCGGACGAGCGACGCCGACGACCCCGTCGTCGTGACGACGCCCAACGCCTCCGGCCGGATCGACGAGCGCGTCGAGGCCGCGGGCGGTCGCGTCGAGCGCGTCGCGCTGGGCTACCTCCACGACGGCGTCGCGGCCGCCCGCGCGGGCGGGGGCGACGTGGTGTTCGCCGCCGAGCCGTGGAAACACGTCCACACCGACTTCGGCGACTGGATCGACGCCGTCGTCAGCGCCGCCGTCCTGACGCGCCTCGCCGCCGACGAGGGACTCCGCGGGCTGCGCGACCCGATCACCGAACGCCCCTACCGGAAGGTGAGCGTCGACTGCCCCGACGACGACAAGGCGGCGGCCATGGAGCGCCTCGGCGAGACGCTCCCGGCGGCGTTCCCGACCGCCGAGGTCGACGCCGAGTACGGCGTCCGGCTCACGTTCCCGGACGCCTCGTGGACGCTCGTCCGCCCTTCGGGCACCGAGCCGTACGTCCGCGTGTACGCCGAACACGACGACGTCGACCCGTTCGTCGAGGAGGTCGCCGGCGTCGTCGAGTCGGCCGTCGAAGCTGTCACCGACGAGTAACGAGGTTCGCCGACGGATTACGACGATTTTAAACGTCTCAGCTCCGGGCTTGCGCACATGGACACAGACCGGTTCGATCGGCGGAAGTTCGTGAAGGGCGTCGGCGCGGCTGGCCTCGTCGGCCTCGCAGGCTGTACGGGCGGCCCCGAGTCCGGCGGCGACGGCGAGGAGACGGAGATGTCGACGCCGTCGGGCGACGACTCCGACTCGGACACGGAGGACACCGAGACCGAGGGATCGATGTCGTCGACGACGAACATCGGCATGGTGTACGCCACCGGCGGGCTGGGCGACGGCTCGTTCAACGACCAGGCCCAGACGGGCATCCAGCGGGCGGCCGAGGAGTTCGACATCGCCTTCGACGAGTCCGAGCCCGACTCGGTGTCGCAGTTCTCCACGTACCAGCAGCAGTACGCCCAGGAGACGGACCCGAACTACGACCTCGTGTCGTGTATCGGCTTCCTGCAGGCCGACTCGCTGTCGCAGACGGCGCCCGACTACCCCGACCAGGACTTCATGATCGTCGACAGCGTCGTCGACGCCGACAACGTCCGCTCGTACACGTTCAAGGAGCACGAGGGGTCGTACCTCGTCGGGCAGCTGGCCGGGCTGCTGTCGAGCCAGTCGTTCTCCGCCGGCGAGTCGTCGACGGCCGGCGACTCCACGAACGTCGGCTTCGTCGGCGGCGTCGAGTCCGGTCTCATCCGGAAGTTCGAGGCCGGCTTCACCGCGGGCGTGAAGTCCGTCAACTCGAACATCGACGTGCAGACCACCTACACCGGCTCGTTCTCCGAGCCGTCGGCCGGCCGCGAGGCCGCCACCTCGATGTACAGCTCCGGCGCCGACATCGTCTACCACGCGGCGGGGAACACCGGCATCGGCGTGTTCCAGGCCGCCCGCGAGGAGGGTCGCTTCGCCATCGGCGTCGACCGCGACCAGTCGGTCACGACCGACTACGCCGACGTCATCCTCGCGTCGATGGTCAAGCGCGTCGACACCGCCGTGTACAACGCGGCCGAGGCGACCGTGAACGACGAGTTCGAGGGCGGCACCGCGACGAGCCTCGGGCTGGCCGAGGAGGGCGTCGCGAACGTGTACGGCACGGAACTGGGCGACCAGATCCCCGACGACGTGAAGTCCGAGGTCGAGAGCGCCCGGCAGGGCATCGTCGACGGCGACGTCTCGGTGCCGCAGGACCCGAGCAACGTCTGAGGTCGGCGACCGGGCGCGGTCCCCGACCCGACACCGAACCGACCCGTTTCTTCGGACGGTCCGCCGCGAGCGGCCGCGCCGCGACCCGAACCGTCCAGTTTCCTGAACGGTCGTTCGTCCGAAACGCGCCGTTTATCCCGCACCCGCCGAAACGTCCGTCGACATGACGGAGGCCGTCCGCCTCGACGGGATCACGAAGCGCTTCCCCGGCGTCGTCGCCAACGACGACGTCACCCTCTCGGTCGAGCGGGGGACGGTCCACGCCCTGCTCGGCGAGAACGGTGCCGGCAAGACCACGCTGATGAACGTCCTCTACGGGCTGTACGAGCCGACCGAGGGCGACGTGTACGTCGACGGGGACGGACTGCCCGTCGGCGACGACGGGTCGATCACGGCCGCGCCGCGGCGGTTCGACTCCCCACGCGACGCTATCGACGCCGGCGTCGGAATGATCCACCAGCACTTCATGCTGGTCGACCCGATGACCGTCGCCGAGAACATCACCCTCGGGAACGAGCCGCGCAAGTGGGGCGGCCTCGCCGTGGACCGCGAGGCCGCTCGCGAGGACGTGATCGAGCTGTCCGAGCGCTACGGCTTCGACGTGGAGCCGGACGCCACCATCGAGGACATCGGCGTCGGCGTCCAACAGCGCGTCGAGATCCTGAAGGCGCTGTACCGCGGGGCGGAGATCCTCATCCTCGACGAGCCGACGGCGGTGCTCACGCCCCAGGAAGTCGAGGACCTGTTCGAGGTGCTCGAGGAGCTGACCGACGCGGGGAAGACGGTCATCTTCATCACGCACAAGCTGGGCGAGGCGCTGGACGCCGCCGACGAGGTGACCGTGTTGCGCGACGGGCACAACGTCGGCAGCGTCGAGACCGCGGGGACGACCCGCGAGGAGCTGGCGGAGCTGATGGTCGGGCGCGAGGTCGTGCTGGAGACGGAGACGCCGCCCGCGACTCCGGGCGACCCGACGCTGACGGTCGACGGCGTGTCGGCCGACGACGAGCGCGGCGTCGTCGCCGTCGACGACGTCTCCTTCTCGGTGCGCGAGGGCGAGGTGTTCGGCGTCGCCGGCGTCGACGGCAACGGCCAGTCGGAGTTGGTCGAGGTGATCACCGGCCTGCGCGACCCGACCGCCGGCGGCGTCACGCTGGCGGGGACGGACGTGACCGACGCCTCCCGCCGCGAGCGCACGCGCTCGGGGATGGCGTACATCCCGGAGGACCGCCAGGAGCGCGGGCTGGTGATGGACTTCGACCTGACCGAGAACGGCGTGCTCGGCTCCCAACACGACGCGCCGTTCGCCCGCGGCGGCCGCCTCGACTGGGACCGCGCGGACGACCACGCGGACGACATCATCGACGAGTACGACGTGCGCCCCGCCGACGCCGGCGCGGAGGCGAAGTCGCTGTCGGGCGGCAACCAGCAGAAGTTCATCGTCGGCCGGGAGTTCGCCCGCGACCCCTCCTGTATCGTCGCCTCCCACCCGACCCGCGGCGTCGACATCGGCTCGACGGAGTTCATCCACGACCGCCTCATCGACCTGCGCGACGAGGGCCGGGCGGTGCTGCTCGTCTCCTCGAAGCTCGACGAGGTCCGCGGCCTCTCCGACCGGCTCGCGGTGATGTACCGCGGCCGCCTCGTCGACGTCGTCGACCCCGACGAGGTGACCGAAGAACAGCTCGGCCTGCTGATGGCGGGCGAGGAGCCGGAGGACGTCCCGGAGGCCGAGCGCGTGGGCGACGCCGCGTCGCCGTCGCTGGACGCAGCGGACGGGACCCGCCCGGCCGACGACGCGGACGCGGAGGTGGCCGATGACTGACGACGACGCGGGCGGGGACGGACCCTCGGGCGGCGGCTCGGCGGCGCCCTCGCCCCGCGACCGCGCGTTCGACGCGCTCGACCGGCTCGTCGCCGCGAGCGCGACCGAACGGCTGCTCATCTCGGGGTCGGCGTTGCTGCTGTCCATCGCGGTCGGCTTCC
It encodes the following:
- a CDS encoding efflux RND transporter permease subunit produces the protein MSDGRIVGAVATEITERPGRIVVAFLLVTLLFAGGLANVSTSAGTEQFTSGIPAEEALSDIQREFGPSFSEDTGSTQLVQRNRNVLSKSAMLRMLEAQERLRETDGLRVVGVSSPAATVARTIDPTATTTDEQILVLERATPSEIDEAVRENADDPGFTGGVSDDFNRESASASAAIGVVTHQIPGAGGSGGAAAGQSGSSPLTDIQLRSQRVVDTVGGDITVFGSGIISAEFSSVISDSLIIVTPAAVVLIVGFLIVAYRDLLDLLLGSFTLLLAVVWTFGFLGLAGIPFSQLMISVPPLLLAVGIDFGIHAVNRYREDRAEGLDVEDAMNLAARQLLVAFFIVTGTTVIGFLANLTSALAPIREFGLVAAAGIVFTFLLFGIFLPAAKVMIDRRRDSLPIPTFSQAPLGAEGSGLADVLRVGVWIGERGPRVFLALIVVLTAVSGGYAAGISTSFSQEDFLPPEETPDYLETLPEPFAPGDYTAVGTLNFLEEKFTASQGGSVTIYVEGDMEESTRLEEIHRMGESPPSTFVSEDDHAEEQSIVTVIRSRAATDPEFRRLVNRNDRNANGIPDDNLGEVYDYLLSSSSRQSALQYLAEDRRSAQVVYSAEADASQTEVTADGRAVAERYRATSGIAVATGSTVVFSAVSDLIFSSAVQSLAVALSLTVVFLLVIYGVLEGLPSLGVVNTVPIVASVALVAATMRLAGIAFNAFTATILSLTIGLGIDYSVHVVHRFVDERGEHDLVTALERTVRGTGGALLGSMLTTTTGIGVLVFSVLSILGQFGVLTALSILYSFVTSMLVLPSALVVWDRLKGHDPDRPVPEQSGLSIPFVGGGRGGEAPSTPEPTRGD
- a CDS encoding acylphosphatase, translating into MSDDESDGERVRAHVYVSGRVQGVFYRATTRDTARERGVDGWVRNLDDGRVEAVFEGPRDAVEGMVEWCHTGSPSAVVENVDAEYGDPEGESGFVVRR
- a CDS encoding DMT family transporter encodes the protein MYVVSRWSFAAVPPLTLGFLRVAVGAAALYAVVRARGVSVDRADYRRFAVLGGWVALTIATQFLGTEWTNASQGSLLTVLTPVFTVALGAWVLGETVERRTAVGIALAGVGTLVVLAGQYDPTDVAVGNAAGVAALVLASVAWAGYTVWGVPVVRKYSALTAATYSSLASLPALAVLSAVEVAVRSPPVSPMLTPGTLLSVAYLGFGSTAAAWYLWYKGLETVSAGTVAAFFFAQPLVGAALGAVLLHERVGPWFAVGGAVMAAGIWTVSTAGADGTGGTEADGSSEG
- a CDS encoding phosphomannomutase encodes the protein MDLFGTAGIRGSVTERVTPGLVLDVARALGAHARDAGDREFVVGRDGRVTGPGLAAAAEAGLESAGADVRRVGQVPTPALAFASRGRRGVMLTASHNPPTDNGVKAFVDGVEYGETAETAVEEAVAAGGAPADWDEWGDGADEDVLDAYRAAVVDYAGDFGVDPEGLRVAVDCGNGMSAVATPQVLRELGTDVVTLNATVDGHFPGRESKPTPESLADLREFVREGGAELGIGHDGDADRIVVVDGDGEVVHEDTVLAILAERYVRTSDADDPVVVTTPNASGRIDERVEAAGGRVERVALGYLHDGVAAARAGGGDVVFAAEPWKHVHTDFGDWIDAVVSAAVLTRLAADEGLRGLRDPITERPYRKVSVDCPDDDKAAAMERLGETLPAAFPTAEVDAEYGVRLTFPDASWTLVRPSGTEPYVRVYAEHDDVDPFVEEVAGVVESAVEAVTDE
- a CDS encoding BMP family lipoprotein, with the protein product MDTDRFDRRKFVKGVGAAGLVGLAGCTGGPESGGDGEETEMSTPSGDDSDSDTEDTETEGSMSSTTNIGMVYATGGLGDGSFNDQAQTGIQRAAEEFDIAFDESEPDSVSQFSTYQQQYAQETDPNYDLVSCIGFLQADSLSQTAPDYPDQDFMIVDSVVDADNVRSYTFKEHEGSYLVGQLAGLLSSQSFSAGESSTAGDSTNVGFVGGVESGLIRKFEAGFTAGVKSVNSNIDVQTTYTGSFSEPSAGREAATSMYSSGADIVYHAAGNTGIGVFQAAREEGRFAIGVDRDQSVTTDYADVILASMVKRVDTAVYNAAEATVNDEFEGGTATSLGLAEEGVANVYGTELGDQIPDDVKSEVESARQGIVDGDVSVPQDPSNV
- a CDS encoding ABC transporter ATP-binding protein, whose translation is MTEAVRLDGITKRFPGVVANDDVTLSVERGTVHALLGENGAGKTTLMNVLYGLYEPTEGDVYVDGDGLPVGDDGSITAAPRRFDSPRDAIDAGVGMIHQHFMLVDPMTVAENITLGNEPRKWGGLAVDREAAREDVIELSERYGFDVEPDATIEDIGVGVQQRVEILKALYRGAEILILDEPTAVLTPQEVEDLFEVLEELTDAGKTVIFITHKLGEALDAADEVTVLRDGHNVGSVETAGTTREELAELMVGREVVLETETPPATPGDPTLTVDGVSADDERGVVAVDDVSFSVREGEVFGVAGVDGNGQSELVEVITGLRDPTAGGVTLAGTDVTDASRRERTRSGMAYIPEDRQERGLVMDFDLTENGVLGSQHDAPFARGGRLDWDRADDHADDIIDEYDVRPADAGAEAKSLSGGNQQKFIVGREFARDPSCIVASHPTRGVDIGSTEFIHDRLIDLRDEGRAVLLVSSKLDEVRGLSDRLAVMYRGRLVDVVDPDEVTEEQLGLLMAGEEPEDVPEAERVGDAASPSLDAADGTRPADDADAEVADD